In Bremerella alba, one DNA window encodes the following:
- a CDS encoding DUF1549 domain-containing protein, with protein sequence MKRILVIALALAFPCLALSEEIDFAHQVAPLLKKQCGKCHSGTQKEGGFSLNTRELLLAGGESGEAVVLRNADQSVLIERVTSDDEFTRMPPDGDPLTADQVKLLRRWIESGLFWEPGFTFGKKIYEPPLKPRRPELPPAIAGRTNPIDRILDAQLTEQNMSPLEPIDDDAYLRRVYLDLIGVLPTPKDRKAFLQDSSPDKRSQLVQTLLARDVDYAEHWLTFWNDLLRNDYAGTGFITGGRKQISRWLYDALVNNMPYDQFARELIAPPTPESSGFAQGIKWRGEVSAAQTVEVQFAQNVGQSFLGINLKCASCHDSFIDRWKLKDAYGLAAIYSERSLELHRCDKPIGETAEAAWLFPEIGQVDASAPQSKRLQQLADLMTHRENGRFTRTIVNRLWHRMMGRGIVHPTDAMQSPPWNADLLDFLAEHLVENDYDLKQTLQLIANSQAYQTQAERVADKADPNSYQYAGPRSKRMTAEQFVDCVWQVTETSPSKFDAPVIRGNLTSDPNSNVKIVGKWIWNQSDVTQVATGETITLRKRFELSQVPSDGFALVTCDNEYTLFINGKKLVSGDNWMEPDLVRLTSLKKGTNEVLIMAKNAGSGPNAAGLFFEARFADQVIASDETWQWTTQVPSNSGKFEKQPDNWNTTSVVKGQEVWMGRLRPAMARLLSQGIDGQRYRVRASLLKSDFLMRSLGRPNRDQVVSVRPLELTTLEAIDLSNGEALANTLRRGAKQLNQREWKSPQHFVLWLYHFALSRDPTEAELATLADSLGPEMSTQAMEDVLWAVFMLPEFQLVH encoded by the coding sequence ATGAAAAGAATCCTTGTCATAGCCCTTGCGTTGGCATTTCCATGCTTGGCTCTTAGTGAAGAGATCGACTTCGCGCATCAAGTAGCCCCTTTGCTAAAGAAGCAATGTGGCAAATGCCACAGCGGCACACAAAAAGAAGGGGGTTTCTCACTTAATACGCGTGAGTTACTTCTTGCTGGGGGCGAATCAGGAGAAGCCGTTGTCCTTCGAAACGCAGATCAAAGCGTACTGATCGAGCGGGTCACGTCGGACGATGAATTCACTCGAATGCCACCTGACGGGGATCCTCTTACCGCAGACCAAGTTAAGCTCTTGCGGCGTTGGATCGAATCGGGCTTATTCTGGGAGCCAGGCTTCACGTTCGGTAAAAAGATTTACGAGCCACCCCTGAAACCACGTCGTCCTGAATTGCCGCCAGCTATCGCAGGTCGCACCAATCCGATCGACAGGATTCTTGATGCGCAGCTGACTGAGCAAAACATGTCTCCCTTAGAACCAATCGATGACGATGCCTATCTGCGTCGCGTCTATCTGGACTTGATCGGTGTACTCCCGACACCGAAAGATCGCAAAGCTTTCCTGCAAGATTCATCTCCAGATAAACGCTCTCAGTTAGTTCAAACCTTGTTGGCTCGAGATGTTGATTATGCGGAACACTGGCTTACCTTTTGGAACGATCTACTCCGGAACGACTATGCAGGCACCGGATTCATCACTGGTGGTCGAAAGCAAATCTCTCGGTGGTTGTACGACGCTCTTGTCAACAATATGCCATACGACCAATTCGCTCGAGAACTAATCGCCCCGCCCACACCGGAAAGCTCTGGGTTCGCCCAAGGCATCAAGTGGCGTGGGGAAGTCAGCGCCGCCCAAACCGTTGAGGTCCAATTTGCCCAGAACGTTGGACAGTCTTTCCTTGGCATCAACTTGAAATGCGCCTCGTGCCACGACAGTTTCATCGATCGCTGGAAACTCAAGGACGCCTATGGCTTAGCCGCGATCTACTCCGAGCGATCTCTCGAACTTCACCGCTGCGATAAGCCCATTGGCGAAACCGCAGAGGCAGCGTGGCTCTTTCCTGAAATAGGACAGGTCGATGCATCCGCACCTCAATCGAAACGGTTGCAGCAACTCGCCGATTTAATGACTCACCGCGAGAACGGCCGATTCACGCGCACGATTGTCAACCGTCTGTGGCATCGAATGATGGGGCGTGGAATCGTTCATCCGACCGATGCTATGCAAAGCCCACCATGGAACGCCGACCTGCTCGATTTCCTGGCCGAACATCTCGTTGAGAATGATTATGACCTCAAACAAACTTTGCAACTGATTGCCAACTCTCAGGCTTATCAAACGCAAGCCGAGCGAGTCGCGGATAAAGCGGATCCCAATAGTTATCAGTATGCAGGCCCCCGCAGCAAGCGAATGACGGCGGAACAGTTTGTCGATTGCGTCTGGCAGGTGACCGAGACTTCTCCAAGTAAATTTGATGCTCCTGTTATCCGGGGCAACCTAACCTCAGACCCGAATAGTAACGTCAAAATCGTAGGTAAATGGATTTGGAATCAATCTGACGTAACCCAGGTAGCGACCGGAGAAACGATCACGCTGCGAAAGCGATTTGAGCTTTCGCAGGTACCTTCAGATGGATTTGCATTGGTAACCTGCGACAACGAATACACACTCTTCATCAATGGAAAGAAGCTTGTTTCTGGCGATAATTGGATGGAGCCAGACTTGGTACGACTTACCTCGCTGAAAAAGGGTACCAACGAAGTCCTTATCATGGCAAAGAATGCTGGCAGCGGTCCCAATGCGGCTGGGTTGTTTTTTGAAGCACGTTTCGCAGATCAGGTCATTGCCTCGGACGAAACCTGGCAATGGACAACCCAAGTCCCCAGTAACTCTGGCAAATTTGAGAAACAGCCCGATAATTGGAATACTACCTCCGTTGTGAAGGGACAGGAGGTATGGATGGGACGCCTTAGACCGGCCATGGCTCGACTGCTTTCTCAGGGAATCGACGGCCAGCGTTATCGGGTTCGGGCTTCGCTTTTAAAGAGCGACTTTTTGATGCGTTCGCTAGGCCGTCCTAATCGAGATCAGGTTGTCAGTGTACGACCTTTAGAGCTGACCACACTTGAAGCAATCGACCTCTCAAATGGTGAAGCTCTGGCAAACACGCTACGTCGTGGGGCAAAGCAACTGAATCAACGCGAATGGAAGTCACCTCAGCACTTTGTCTTGTGGTTGTATCACTTCGCGTTGAGTCGAGATCCGACGGAAGCCGAACTGGCAACGCTCGCGGACTCCCTCGGCCCGGAGATGTCCACCCAAGCGATGGAGGATGTCCTCTGGGCTGTTTTCATGCTTCCAGAATTTCAACTTGTTCACTAA
- a CDS encoding DUF1501 domain-containing protein — protein MDRAQVRRQFLKQLGAASTATMMAGAPQLVTANDAAVENPIAKADSCILIWMAGGMAAPDTFDPKRYVPFEVGMPVADIESTFPSIDTNVDNIKISQGLENIAQVMDKATLIRSHVLPDLGSILHSRHQYHWHTGYVPPQTVACPHIGAWMAKTLGPLNPVMPAFINIGQRLEGVGEQEELKAFTTAGFFGSEFGPMNLPYPEQAAQSVRPPEGMKSQRFANRNKLLQKLIDQSPQRDFIGDFQRESQLRSMENAYRLLSAKEREAFDISLEPKASYEKYDTGRFGRGCLLARRLVENGARFVEVTTEYVPFLNWDTHANGFTTLQRMKQEVDRPIAQLILDLESRGLLDRTLVILASEFSRDMIMEGKPGSNARDQATEKVDVLKELKHYGQHRHFTGGSCVAMWGGGVKTGHLYGKTANQRPFVAVENPISVIDLHATIFTAMGISPKTQYEVERRPFYATEDGKGKPVMDIFA, from the coding sequence ATGGACCGCGCACAAGTACGACGACAATTCTTAAAGCAATTGGGCGCCGCGTCGACAGCGACCATGATGGCCGGCGCGCCTCAACTGGTCACCGCCAACGATGCAGCGGTCGAGAACCCTATAGCAAAAGCCGATTCTTGTATCCTGATTTGGATGGCCGGCGGCATGGCTGCTCCTGACACGTTTGATCCCAAGAGGTATGTCCCGTTCGAGGTGGGCATGCCGGTAGCTGATATCGAAAGCACTTTTCCATCGATCGACACCAACGTCGACAACATCAAGATCTCGCAGGGCCTGGAAAACATCGCCCAGGTGATGGATAAGGCCACCTTAATTCGCTCGCACGTGCTACCAGACCTGGGAAGCATTCTCCACTCGCGACATCAATATCACTGGCATACCGGTTATGTCCCCCCGCAAACGGTTGCCTGTCCGCATATCGGGGCGTGGATGGCAAAGACCCTCGGTCCCTTGAATCCCGTGATGCCTGCGTTTATCAATATTGGCCAGCGACTGGAAGGAGTCGGCGAGCAGGAAGAGTTGAAAGCATTTACCACCGCTGGTTTCTTTGGCAGTGAATTTGGTCCAATGAACCTGCCTTACCCGGAACAAGCCGCGCAGTCGGTGCGTCCTCCGGAAGGGATGAAGTCCCAGCGGTTTGCCAATCGTAACAAACTCTTACAAAAGCTAATCGACCAGTCACCGCAACGCGACTTTATCGGGGACTTTCAGCGTGAATCGCAGTTACGCTCGATGGAGAACGCCTATCGGCTTCTATCCGCGAAAGAGCGTGAGGCCTTCGACATTTCGCTGGAGCCGAAAGCGTCTTACGAGAAGTACGATACTGGACGCTTTGGACGTGGATGCCTATTGGCCCGGCGCCTAGTAGAGAATGGCGCCCGTTTTGTCGAAGTAACCACCGAATACGTACCGTTTCTCAACTGGGACACGCACGCTAACGGTTTCACCACCCTGCAGAGAATGAAGCAGGAGGTCGATCGGCCGATCGCACAGTTGATTCTCGACTTGGAAAGCCGCGGGCTGCTCGATCGTACGCTCGTCATCCTGGCTAGTGAATTTAGTCGCGACATGATCATGGAAGGCAAGCCAGGCTCGAACGCTCGTGATCAAGCCACCGAAAAAGTCGATGTTTTAAAAGAGCTGAAGCACTACGGACAGCATCGCCACTTCACCGGCGGTTCATGCGTCGCCATGTGGGGCGGCGGTGTCAAGACGGGACACCTCTACGGCAAGACAGCCAACCAGCGTCCTTTCGTCGCGGTCGAAAACCCAATCTCAGTAATAGACCTCCATGCGACTATCTTCACGGCCATGGGCATCAGTCCCAAGACTCAATACGAAGTCGAACGCCGACCGTTCTACGCTACTGAAGACGGAAAAGGCAAGCCGGTGATGGACATCTTCGCTTAG
- a CDS encoding c-type cytochrome, whose amino-acid sequence MNLRRLTYLGIAVCIASVPVLAVPAQPRSVEYRSPVDLVLLKNDTWLVVANQTSNSVSLLETKSGKILDEILCGDHPSAIVACLDGQHILVSCAHSGQISLIQVEGGKLNEIHTIDVGFEPTGLTVAPNGKTAYVGLVATGEVAELDLVQAKVARKFSVGAWPRYLTVSPNGERLAVGCSGESKIVIVDLIQGEIAYSSKLSGGINIGHLQCSADGKYVYFPWMIYRSNPINRDNIRRGWVLGSRIGRVRLDKQEYREAITLDVPGMAVADPHGIVMDSSNKRLVVSAAGSHDLLVYRRDDLPWEGVGGPGDLIDPKLMQDRDLFQRIDLGGRPMGIAMARDGRTVYVANYLKDAIQVVNIEDRSILRDIPLGQRPRPSQVRHGEELFYDARRSLDQWYSCHTCHYNGGVNSKAMDTWNDGSALTMKTVLPLEHLDRTGPWTWHGWQEDLHDAMHKSFTTTMQGRPASPREADAILAYLKTDRSPPNPFREKDGSLNESAIRGQKVFAGTEANCISCHNGPHFTDGEIHDVGLGSEEDEYQGYNTPSLTGIYRKVRFLHDGRAGSLEEVLSDYHSPEEVSGTRAMTESELADLISYLKSL is encoded by the coding sequence ATGAACCTACGCCGCCTGACCTACCTCGGAATTGCTGTCTGCATCGCAAGTGTCCCAGTGCTAGCCGTTCCTGCTCAGCCACGCTCCGTCGAATACCGCTCGCCGGTCGATCTAGTTTTATTGAAGAACGACACTTGGTTAGTCGTCGCCAATCAAACATCGAACAGCGTTAGCCTGCTCGAAACAAAAAGTGGCAAAATCCTCGACGAAATCCTCTGTGGTGATCATCCCTCTGCCATCGTGGCATGCCTGGATGGACAACATATACTGGTCAGCTGTGCCCATAGCGGCCAGATCTCCCTCATTCAGGTTGAAGGGGGCAAACTAAATGAAATTCACACCATAGATGTTGGCTTCGAGCCTACCGGACTGACCGTTGCCCCCAATGGTAAGACAGCTTACGTAGGCCTAGTCGCGACCGGCGAAGTCGCGGAACTCGATCTAGTGCAAGCGAAGGTCGCCCGGAAATTTTCGGTTGGTGCCTGGCCCCGCTACCTTACCGTTTCACCTAACGGCGAGCGGCTGGCCGTTGGCTGCAGTGGCGAAAGTAAGATCGTCATTGTCGACCTGATCCAAGGAGAGATTGCTTACTCGTCGAAACTTTCCGGAGGGATCAACATCGGCCATTTGCAATGTTCGGCCGATGGAAAGTATGTCTACTTCCCCTGGATGATTTACCGCAGCAACCCGATCAACCGAGACAATATCCGTCGCGGGTGGGTCCTGGGAAGTCGCATAGGTCGCGTTCGTCTCGACAAACAGGAATACCGTGAAGCGATTACGTTGGATGTGCCAGGCATGGCGGTCGCCGATCCGCATGGAATCGTGATGGACAGTTCCAACAAACGACTCGTCGTTTCGGCAGCGGGTTCGCACGATCTATTGGTCTATCGACGAGACGATTTGCCCTGGGAAGGTGTTGGCGGTCCTGGCGACTTGATCGATCCCAAGCTGATGCAAGATCGCGATCTTTTCCAACGTATTGATCTCGGCGGACGCCCCATGGGTATCGCCATGGCTCGGGACGGTCGAACGGTTTACGTCGCCAACTACCTGAAAGACGCTATCCAAGTAGTCAATATCGAAGATCGAAGTATCCTTCGCGATATCCCCCTAGGCCAGCGACCGCGACCTTCTCAGGTACGCCACGGCGAAGAACTCTTCTACGATGCCCGACGAAGTCTCGATCAGTGGTACAGCTGCCACACGTGCCACTACAACGGCGGTGTGAATTCCAAAGCAATGGACACCTGGAACGATGGCTCCGCGCTGACGATGAAGACGGTCCTGCCACTGGAACACCTCGACAGAACGGGCCCTTGGACGTGGCACGGTTGGCAAGAAGATCTACACGATGCCATGCACAAGTCGTTCACCACAACTATGCAGGGGCGCCCGGCAAGTCCTAGAGAAGCCGATGCGATTCTGGCGTACCTGAAAACCGATCGTTCTCCGCCCAATCCATTTCGCGAGAAAGACGGTTCTTTAAACGAGTCAGCCATTCGTGGCCAAAAAGTCTTCGCCGGCACGGAAGCCAATTGCATCAGTTGTCACAACGGGCCTCACTTTACCGATGGTGAAATTCACGACGTAGGCCTGGGTTCGGAAGAGGACGAGTACCAAGGCTACAACACGCCCAGCTTGACCGGCATTTATCGCAAGGTCCGCTTTCTCCATGATGGCCGAGCTGGCAGCTTGGAAGAAGTTTTGTCGGACTATCATTCACCGGAAGAGGTCTCTGGAACCCGTGCGATGACCGAAAGTGAATTGGCGGATCTAATTTCATATTTGAAATCGCTGTAA
- a CDS encoding dihydrodipicolinate synthase family protein: MNSDTMKAGMFCNQTTEPLPKSQEPDRMQLEGLVAATFTPFTAEGKLDQEPIGTMVDTLIASGMAGLYVNGSTGEGVSLTGRERRQMAEAFVEAVAGRIPVIVQVGHNSVQESRELAEHAQEIGANAISATPPTYFKPASIELLLDSLREIMQGAQGLPFYYYHIPRITGVDFDLHALLSQAAKDLPELNGVKYTAQSIHEFQACRAHFADKFDLLYGCDEMLLSGLGAGANGAVGSTYNFAPGLYRRMIEAFRQGENEAARELQLLSVEMVQAFVRYPALPAQKAIMEMVGMPIGPPRLPWRDLTTQEKQTLEGDLKKLGFFEWRE; this comes from the coding sequence ATGAACTCGGACACAATGAAAGCGGGAATGTTCTGCAACCAAACGACAGAGCCGCTGCCGAAATCTCAGGAGCCGGATCGCATGCAATTGGAAGGGCTGGTCGCCGCCACGTTCACTCCTTTTACCGCTGAGGGAAAACTTGACCAAGAGCCTATCGGGACGATGGTCGACACGTTGATCGCATCCGGCATGGCCGGCTTATACGTCAATGGAAGCACTGGAGAAGGTGTTTCGCTTACTGGCCGTGAGCGTCGACAGATGGCTGAAGCATTTGTTGAAGCCGTTGCCGGACGGATACCGGTCATTGTTCAAGTAGGGCACAACAGTGTGCAAGAGTCACGCGAACTGGCCGAACACGCTCAGGAGATCGGTGCTAACGCGATCAGCGCAACGCCGCCAACCTACTTCAAGCCGGCCAGTATCGAACTGCTCCTCGACTCACTTCGAGAGATTATGCAGGGGGCACAGGGACTGCCGTTTTATTACTATCACATCCCACGGATCACGGGTGTGGACTTCGACCTGCACGCACTCCTTTCGCAAGCAGCGAAAGATTTGCCGGAGCTCAATGGTGTGAAATATACGGCCCAATCAATCCACGAATTTCAGGCCTGTCGAGCGCATTTCGCTGACAAGTTCGATCTCTTATACGGTTGTGACGAGATGCTACTTAGCGGTCTCGGCGCAGGTGCGAACGGCGCCGTGGGTAGTACCTATAACTTCGCACCTGGACTCTACCGCCGCATGATCGAGGCGTTCCGACAGGGTGAAAACGAAGCGGCACGTGAACTGCAATTGCTGTCCGTTGAAATGGTTCAGGCTTTCGTGCGTTACCCGGCGCTGCCTGCCCAGAAGGCCATCATGGAAATGGTCGGCATGCCGATCGGTCCGCCGCGACTGCCTTGGCGTGATTTAACGACGCAGGAGAAGCAAACGTTAGAAGGGGATTTGAAAAAGCTTGGGTTCTTCGAGTGGCGTGAGTAG
- a CDS encoding sialidase family protein — protein sequence MGNVAWALRGITGPNAKVRIQLSLDELNHTAASISLGPGSQFGFDGAGNQLFVQGPVFGGGTKFLAPAKSSLQPGKKFLVELTTAGGRLDISIDGKQVYEGSLKGPLGLVGLRPWRSTMTVQEFTIEGDLSSGAWLPKKLSDEITIPTIDLAHDDSRQIVVARGTKDVYQGHPTTLLMPDGKTIFAAWTYNHGGRCGPLKRSDDGGLTWSDLIDVPGNWSDIENCPCLHRLVDSDGTARLFVFAGRGDMTQSVSLDQGKTWSPMQKNGLKCIVAPITILPINNGTEHLAIYHRGAGDLDRPPLQIWQAISSDGGLTWKNQQMVAAVEGANPCEPFLLRSPDGKQIMCLMRENARRLNSLVMVSDDEGETWSDPQEVNAALTGDRHCARYTEEGRLVIAFRDVVKKSPTYGHFVIWVGTYTDILAGKPGQYRVRLLEHHGRSLDTGYPGLERLPGGTFVATTYVGYRPDEKNSVVSVRFTVDELDRLAKERQPITVWKSGKDGYDTYRIPSLIQAQDGTLLAFCEGRRISRSDTGAIDLVMKRSTDNGNTWSDQVVVWKDKDNTCGNPCPVVDETTGRIHLLLTHNLGEDHESAIKLKKAKGTRTVWVCHSDDHGKTWTDPVEITESTKNPDWGWYATGPGVGIQLKHGPHKGRLVIPCDHSYAIDPSVDKKGYGFGSHVIYSDDHGKSWQLGGTIQPNMNECQVVEIGDQGHMVIDMRSYRGQGCRAQAVSTDGGQTWSEISDARELISPVCQASMIRCQWPTTDNSGILLFSSPRDPAKRRNLTVLASFDDNKTWPWKKNLYPSHTAYSCLAPLGEGQVGCLAEIGENNPYETISLFLLNMPKSEAKNP from the coding sequence ATGGGAAATGTCGCCTGGGCGTTGCGGGGTATCACAGGCCCTAACGCCAAAGTGCGGATTCAACTTTCACTCGATGAATTAAACCACACAGCCGCATCGATTTCCCTAGGGCCCGGCAGCCAATTTGGGTTTGACGGGGCGGGCAATCAGTTGTTTGTCCAGGGGCCTGTCTTTGGCGGAGGAACCAAATTTCTGGCTCCAGCGAAGTCCAGCCTTCAGCCAGGGAAGAAGTTTCTAGTCGAACTGACGACCGCCGGAGGTCGATTAGACATTTCAATAGATGGCAAGCAAGTCTACGAGGGCTCACTGAAGGGACCACTCGGCTTGGTTGGCTTGCGGCCTTGGCGTTCGACGATGACCGTCCAGGAGTTTACGATCGAAGGAGATCTCAGCAGTGGAGCTTGGCTACCTAAGAAGCTCAGCGATGAGATCACGATTCCAACGATCGATCTGGCCCATGACGACTCACGCCAAATCGTTGTCGCTCGGGGAACGAAGGACGTTTATCAGGGACATCCCACAACACTGTTGATGCCGGATGGCAAAACAATCTTCGCTGCATGGACCTATAACCATGGAGGGCGATGTGGGCCTTTAAAACGCAGCGACGACGGCGGATTAACTTGGAGCGATCTGATTGACGTTCCCGGCAATTGGAGTGATATCGAGAACTGCCCCTGTCTCCATCGCTTGGTAGATTCCGACGGCACGGCACGGCTGTTCGTCTTCGCCGGTCGTGGAGACATGACGCAGTCGGTTTCTCTCGATCAAGGCAAGACGTGGTCGCCGATGCAGAAGAACGGGCTGAAGTGCATTGTCGCGCCCATTACGATCTTGCCAATAAACAATGGCACAGAGCACTTGGCTATTTATCATCGCGGGGCAGGGGACTTGGATCGCCCACCGCTGCAGATCTGGCAAGCGATCTCTTCCGATGGCGGACTAACTTGGAAGAACCAACAAATGGTGGCCGCTGTTGAAGGAGCCAATCCGTGCGAGCCATTTTTGCTGCGATCCCCTGACGGGAAGCAGATTATGTGCCTAATGCGGGAGAATGCTCGACGACTGAACTCGCTAGTGATGGTCTCTGATGATGAAGGAGAAACGTGGTCGGATCCGCAAGAAGTGAATGCGGCCCTGACCGGCGATCGTCACTGCGCCAGGTACACCGAAGAGGGCCGTCTAGTCATTGCATTTCGAGATGTCGTCAAAAAGAGCCCAACTTACGGGCACTTTGTTATCTGGGTTGGAACGTATACCGATATCCTGGCTGGCAAGCCCGGTCAGTATAGGGTTCGCTTGCTGGAGCACCACGGTCGATCACTCGATACAGGCTACCCCGGTCTCGAACGCCTACCGGGTGGAACCTTCGTTGCGACGACCTATGTCGGATATCGGCCTGATGAAAAGAACTCCGTCGTCTCGGTACGTTTCACTGTCGATGAGCTTGATCGTCTCGCGAAAGAACGGCAGCCTATTACCGTTTGGAAAAGCGGTAAAGATGGATACGATACCTACCGAATTCCCTCGCTAATCCAAGCTCAAGATGGAACGCTATTAGCCTTTTGTGAAGGTCGTCGCATTTCGAGAAGTGATACTGGAGCGATCGATCTGGTAATGAAACGCTCGACCGACAATGGGAATACCTGGAGCGATCAGGTCGTTGTTTGGAAAGATAAAGATAATACCTGCGGAAACCCTTGTCCGGTGGTGGATGAAACGACCGGGCGGATCCATTTGCTGCTGACCCACAACCTAGGAGAAGATCACGAGTCAGCCATCAAGCTGAAGAAGGCGAAGGGAACGCGGACCGTCTGGGTATGTCACTCCGATGACCATGGCAAAACCTGGACTGATCCGGTCGAAATTACCGAATCGACCAAAAACCCAGACTGGGGTTGGTATGCTACCGGCCCAGGTGTCGGCATTCAGCTGAAACATGGTCCGCACAAGGGACGCTTGGTTATTCCATGTGACCATAGCTATGCGATTGATCCCTCAGTGGATAAGAAAGGTTACGGCTTTGGCTCGCATGTCATCTACAGCGACGACCACGGAAAGTCATGGCAACTTGGCGGCACGATTCAACCAAATATGAACGAATGCCAGGTAGTCGAGATCGGCGATCAGGGGCACATGGTCATCGATATGCGTTCTTATCGCGGACAGGGCTGCCGAGCCCAGGCGGTCAGCACAGACGGAGGGCAGACGTGGTCTGAGATTTCCGATGCCCGCGAATTGATTTCCCCCGTATGTCAGGCCAGTATGATTCGCTGCCAGTGGCCGACAACTGACAATTCCGGCATATTACTTTTCTCTAGTCCACGCGATCCTGCAAAACGCCGGAACCTGACGGTGCTTGCCAGTTTTGACGATAACAAAACTTGGCCGTGGAAGAAGAACCTTTACCCGAGCCATACGGCCTATTCATGTCTTGCGCCTCTGGGTGAAGGGCAAGTGGGCTGCTTGGCAGAAATCGGGGAGAACAATCCCTATGAGACAATTTCCCTTTTCCTCTTGAACATGCCAAAATCGGAAGCGAAGAATCCATGA
- a CDS encoding GntR family transcriptional regulator yields MDSSTTPRVIQLADQIMADIAGRGLQSGDPYLGTAEAARMLGVSTTSANRAMQLLVQRNILSRRQKRGTFVADGIHGETQRTIDRVHLVVNNTYLATEGMMADGVIVGIQSVLPHAEIEFNHLPGSDDTAWVSELIAKTARSRQAEGFVLARSSLTSQRLFQASGLPTVIFGSRFPSIQALPSIDRDHVASGRLLTKSLVEQGVNKLGVLMRSQVLPGDHSFMDSIWRTSAELGLSPNDLTMRFLPTDDQAIQHATRDLVHQHGANGLICRSQPLAESASKTIKASKQIKIQATPIAVSDVYSRNQAKLPWLTIRTVDTSESIGAKLAEILVEQAHGNAPEIAIRRLEVQLSNPSA; encoded by the coding sequence ATGGATAGTTCAACCACACCTCGCGTAATTCAGTTGGCCGATCAAATCATGGCCGACATTGCCGGCCGCGGCCTTCAATCGGGCGACCCCTATTTAGGTACAGCCGAGGCCGCGCGCATGCTGGGCGTTAGCACGACATCCGCCAATCGAGCGATGCAACTGCTAGTCCAAAGGAACATCCTCAGTCGACGACAAAAAAGGGGAACGTTTGTCGCTGATGGCATTCACGGTGAAACACAGCGGACCATCGACCGAGTGCATCTCGTTGTAAACAACACGTATCTCGCCACCGAAGGCATGATGGCCGATGGCGTGATCGTAGGAATTCAAAGCGTGCTTCCCCACGCCGAGATTGAATTCAATCACCTTCCCGGTAGCGATGATACCGCTTGGGTTTCAGAACTAATCGCGAAAACGGCCCGCTCGCGACAAGCCGAAGGCTTCGTTCTGGCCCGCTCGTCGCTTACCTCGCAGCGACTATTTCAAGCCAGTGGCCTACCGACAGTAATCTTTGGTTCACGCTTTCCATCGATTCAAGCACTGCCATCGATTGATCGTGATCATGTTGCATCCGGTCGGCTGCTTACCAAGTCTCTGGTCGAACAAGGCGTGAATAAATTAGGCGTACTTATGCGTAGCCAGGTCCTGCCAGGCGACCACTCGTTCATGGACTCGATCTGGCGCACGTCCGCCGAACTTGGGCTGTCACCGAATGACCTGACAATGCGGTTTTTGCCCACCGATGATCAAGCCATCCAGCATGCCACCCGTGATCTCGTTCACCAGCACGGCGCCAATGGGCTCATTTGTCGATCGCAACCTCTGGCCGAATCTGCTTCAAAGACAATCAAGGCCTCCAAGCAAATAAAGATCCAAGCGACGCCAATCGCTGTTTCTGACGTTTATAGCCGAAATCAGGCCAAGCTACCCTGGCTAACCATACGCACGGTTGATACTTCGGAATCAATCGGGGCAAAACTGGCCGAGATCCTGGTCGAGCAAGCTCACGGGAATGCCCCCGAGATTGCCATACGGCGTCTAGAAGTTCAGCTAAGCAATCCGTCAGCGTAA